Below is a window of Acanthochromis polyacanthus isolate Apoly-LR-REF ecotype Palm Island chromosome 18, KAUST_Apoly_ChrSc, whole genome shotgun sequence DNA.
taaaggagaacacacacctgtataaaggagaacacacacctgtaaataggagaacacacacctgtataaaggagaacacacacctgtataaaggagaacacacacctgtatataggagaacacacacctgtaaataggagaacacacacctgtataaaagagaacacacacctgtaaataggagaacacacacctgtataaaggagaacacacacctgtaaataggagaacacacacctgtataaaggagaacacacacctgtaaataggagaacacacacctgtataaaggagaacacacacctgtaaataggagaacacacacctgtataaaggacaacacacacctgtataaaggagaacacacacctgtataaaggagaacacacacctgtatataggagaacacacacctgtaaataggagaacacacacctgtataaaagagaacacacacctgtataaaggacaacacacacctgtataaaggagaacacacacctgtatataggagaacacacacctgtaaaaaggacaacacacacctgtatataggagaacacacacctgtaaataggagaacacacacctgtaaataggagaacacacacctgtatataggagaacacacacctgtaaataggagaacacacacctgtataaaagagaacacacacctgtataaaggacaacacacacctgtataaaggagaacacacacctgtatataggagaacacacacctgtatataggagaacacacacctgtaaataggagaacacacacctgtatgtaggagaacacacacctgtaaataggagaacacacacctgtatataggagaacacacacctgtataaaggagaacacacacctgtaaataggagaacacacacctgtaaataggagaacacacacctgtaaataggagaacacacacctgtaaataggagaacacacacctgtataaaggagaacacacacctgtataaaggagaacacacacctgtaaataggagaacacacacctgtataaaggagaacacacacctgtaaataggagaacacacacctgtataaaggagaacacacacctgtatataggagaacacacacctgtaaataggagaacacacacctgtatataggagaacacacacctgtaaataggagaacacacacctgtaaataggagaacacacacctgtataaaggagaacacacacctgtaaataggagaacacacacctgtaaataggagaacacacacctgtataaaggagaacacacacctgtaaataggagaacacacacctgtataaaggagaacacacacctgtataaaggagaacacacacctgtaaataggagaacacacacctgtataaaggagaacacacacctgtataaaggagaacacacacctgtataaaggagaacacacacctgtaaataggagaacacacacctgtaaataggagaacacacacctgtaaataggagaacacacacctgtataaaggagaacacacacctttaaataggagaacacacacctgtataaaggagaacacacacctgtaaataggagaacacacacctgtaaataggagaacacacacctgtaaaaaggagaacacacacctgtatgtaggagaacacacacctgtatataggagaacacacacctgtaaataggagaacacacacctgtatataggagaacacacacctgtaaataggagaacacacacctgtatgtaggagaacacacacctgtataaaggagaacacacacttgtaaataggagaacacacacctgtaaaaaggagaacacacacctgtaaataggagaacacacacctgtataaaggagaacacacacatttaaataggagaacacacacctgtataaaggagaacacacacctgtaaataggagaacacacacctgtataaaggagaacacacacctgtaaataggagaacacacacctgtataaaggagaacacacacctgtaaataggagaacacacacctgtataaaggagaacacacacctgtaaataggagaacacacacctttaaataggagaacacacacctttaAATAGGAGAGCACACACCTTTaaataggagaacacacacctgtaaataggagaacacacacatgtataaagGAGAACACACCTGTATAAAGGAGAACACACCTGTATATAGGAAAACTCACACCTGCACCGCGCTACAGAACACAGGGTTGTGATTGTCGAGAGCACAACGTTCTGAACAGAGGAAGGATCTCGAACATAACCCCGTGATTATAAAGTCAGCTGATtggctcctcctcctgtccttccaGCTGGCCCCACCCTTCTTCCCAGCATGCCGTGCACATCCTCTCATCATCTCACTGTGGCCTGACCTTCAATCCATCAGGGGACTTTGTGATCTCCGCCAACCAATGGTTTTTCTCCGGCTGGGACCctcccttctccttctcctccaatCACAGTGCTTCCCGCCTGCGGTTCAGCGCCTCCTCCTTCTTTAACTCCGCCCACATGCTACGCCTGTCagcagttaccatggagacaaTGCTGGACTTGGTGAGGGGTGGGGCTTGTTGGAGGCCTCTGCGGCCCCTGAGGGACTGGACGGCCCCGCCCAGCCTGAGCAACGACCACTGGTGGGTGTGGCATCGTATGTAAATgtggctcattaatattcatgtcctAGTTGTGTTTATCTGCGAATGTGTTTTATTCCCCAGCTGAGGTtaactttgtgtttctgtcctcAGTTATGTTCGAGCTGCTTCGTCCAGGtaactgaaataaaactgttttatttcatgtcacGGTCATTTCTGCTAATTTCACAgatttaatcttattttatcttctgAATCATTTTCTACTAATTTCTCtgattttaatcttattttatcatctgctgcagctcagcgTTTTCCGTCCGGAGACAGCACAAACAGCGAGCCAATCACAGTGCGCAGAGCCTCCATCTGCCCCGGCGACGAGCCCCGCCCCTTCCTGCATGTTCAGCTAATGGACTGCCTCTTCAGCTCCCTGTTGTCCAATCAGCACCCGGTTCAGAGTTCCTTAGCACCAATGGAGAGGTTAGTTTTAGTTCCTGCTGATTTTAAGCCTTTCATCAGTTAGTTTCAGGAATTATGTggatcttctggatgttctccTCATTTCCACAGCGGAGTAAACGAGTGTCACAGATCCGAATCCGCCGGGCATCACCTCGAGAAACGCCGCTCACACCCATGGGCCTGCCGAAGGTGAAAAGGTGAGGAGGGGGCGGAGCCTAGTCAATAAATACAACGTAGCAAAAGGAAGGTTGAATTATTGACTTTACCTGAATGTTTTAATGTCTGCATTCATCTGGTGCCGTCATGTCTCACCTTTATGGTAGTTTTACTGTTACCTGTACATACCTTCACCTTTAATAAAGATGTTTTCATGTAACTTTTCAGattaaagaagaaagagttCAGCTTGGAGGAGATTTACACCAACAAGAACTACAGAAGCCCCTCCCCCAACAGGTAACCCCTGACCCCTCCCCCAACAGATAACCCCTGAACCCTCCCCCAACAAGTAACCCCTGGCTGCTCCCCAACAGGTGAACAGACTCCCATCATGCTTTGTGTTCTGCAGGAGTCTGGAGACCATCTTTGAGGAGCCGCGTGAGAAAGACGGAGCACTGCTCCTGATTGGTCAGCAGAAACGGCGAcggctcctcctcttccctgACTTCACTCAGcccagaaagagaaagaggccGCAAGGTACGCTGGGAAACGTAGTTTAGAGGGAGATGTTCCACTTCAGACTGAGGTATAGAATATTGATCAGTAGAGACTGTTGATGACATCACAGTGAATCAGGCTGTGATGTCGTTCTAACTAATAATTCTGATGGTAAAATATATCCATGATTTTAAAGGTATTATTTATCagttcctttgttttgtttttgtgtttaggGGTGGCGCTTCCTGTTGCCATGGCGCCAAGGAAGCGGGCGGCGGCCCGGCGCCATTGCCACGGCCACGCTGATGACGTGGACCTGGACGTGATGTTGGTGGAGCGACTGAGCGCGCTCGAAGACTTTCTGATGCGACAGGGCCTGGAGGTGTGACATCATTTCCTGTCAGCTGACTGAAGGTCAAATGAacagagctgctagcatggcTGCTAACGCGGTTACCACGGTGATGGCGTGTGTAggatttactttgttttttttgcagtgtatggAAGGTGAAATGTGAAACCTTggaatatttaatattttaattcagtttacAGACCACGCCCCCCTCAGGAGGCCACGCTCCTGAAGGAGGCCACGCCCCCTCTAGGACATCTTTTACTTTAGTCCAGTTTCAGCACAGACCCCCCACTGTCCCAGGAGTGCTCTGCCAGTACTCTACTGTGTAGTACCACAGAGTACTCACTCAGTACTGTGTCAGTATTGTGCAGTAATGCTGTTTGGGgtgtttggacatttttggcTGTAATATACTTTTTCTGATGAGCAGGTGTctatttttgaaacaaataaagtttCTGTTCACACAGACTCTAAATTTATTTCCCAGTGAactgcagaactttctcagttctGGATCTGTGGaagagtcatagtaccactaatcaggaggtcgagaaggagtcatagtttcactaatcaggaggtctagatggagtcatagtagcactaatcaggaggtctagaaggagtcatagtagcactaatcaggaggtctagaaggagtcatagtaccactaatcaggaggtctagaaggagtcatggttccactaatcaggaggtcttgaaggagtcatagttccactaatcaggaggtctagaaggagtcatagtagcactaatcaggaggtctagaaggagtcatagtaccactaatcaggaggtctagaaggagtcatagtatcactaatcaggaggtctagaaggagtcagtaccactaatcaggaggtctagaaggagtcatagtttcactaatcaggaggtctagaaggagtcatagttccactaatcaggaggtctagaaggagtcatagtagcactaatcaggaggtctagaaggagtcataggagcactaatcaggaggtctagaaggagtcatagtaccactaatcaggaggtcttgaaggagtcatagtatcactaatcaggaggtctagaaggagtcatagttccactaatcaggaggtctagaaggagtcatagtagcactaatcaggaggtctagaaggagtcataggagcactaatcaggaggtctagaaggagtcatggttccactaatcaggaggtctagaaggagtcatagttccactaatcaggaggtctagaaggagtcatagtagcactaatcaggaggtctagaaggagtcatagtaccactaatcaggaggtctagaaggagtcatagttccactaatcaggaggtctagaaggagtcatagtatcactaatcaggaggtctagaaggagtcagtaccactaatcaggaggtctagaaggagtcatggttccactaatcaggaggtctagaaggagtcatagtaccactaatcaggaggtctagaaggagtcatagtatcactaatcaggaggtctagaaggagtcagtaccactaatcaggaggtctagaaggagtcatagtttcactaatcaggaggtctagaaggagtcatagttccactaatcaggaggtctagaaggagtcatagtttcactaatcaggaggtctagaaggagtcatagtaccactaatcaggaggtctagaaggagtcatagtttcactaatcaggaggtctagaaggagtcatagtagcactaatcaggaggtctagaaggagtcatagtaccactaatcaggaggtctagaaggagtcatagtatcactaatcaggaggtctagaaggagtcatagtttcactaatcaggaggtctagaaggagtcatagttccactaatcaggaggtctagaaggagtcatagtttcactaatcaggaggtctagaaggagtcatagtaccactaatcaggaggtctagaaggagtcatagtttcactaatcaggaggtctagaaggagtcatagtagcactaatcaggaggtctagaaggagtcatagtaccactaatcaggaggtctagaaggagtcatagtttcactaatcaggaggtctagaaggagtcatagttccactaatcaggaggtctagaaggagtcatagtagcactaatcaggaggtctagaaggagtcataggagcactaatcaggaggtctagaaggagtcatagtaccactaatcaggaggtctagaaggagtcatagtttcactaatcaggaggtctagaaggagtcatagtaccactaatcaggaggtctagaaggagtcatagtatcactaatcaggaggtctagaaggagtcagtaccactaatcaggaggtctagaaggagtcatagtttcactaatcaggaggtctagaaggagtcatagttccactaatcaggaggtctagaaggagtcatagtagcactaatcaggaggtctagaaggagtcataggagcactaatcaggaggtctagaaggagtcatagtaccactaatcaggaggtctagaaggagtcatagtatcactaatcaggaggtctagaaggagtcatagttccactaatcaggaggtctagaaggagtcataggagcactaatcaggaggtctagaaggagtcatagttccaataATCAGGagatctagaaggagtcatagttccactaatcaggaggtctagaaggagtcatagttccaataatcaggaggtgtagaaggagtcatagtagcactaatcaggaggtctagaaggagtcatggttccactaatcaggaggtctagaaggagtcataggagcactaatcaggaggtctaga
It encodes the following:
- the LOC127530892 gene encoding uncharacterized protein LOC127530892; this translates as MCVFSFIQVCVLLFTGVCSPFYRCVFSYLQVCVLLYTGVCSPTYRCVFSYLQVCVLLYTGVCSPIYRCVFSYIQVCVLLHTGVCSPFYRCVFSYLQVCVLLFTGVCSPLYRCVFSYLKVCVLLYTGVCSPIYRCVFSYLQVCVLLFTGVCSPLYRCVFSFIQVCVLLYTGVCSPIYRCVFSFIQVCVLLYTGVCSPIYRCVFSFIQVCVLLFTGVCSPIYRCVFSFIQVCVLLFTGVCSPIYRCVFSYIQVCVLLFTGVCSPIYRCVFSFIQVCVLLFTGVCSPLYRCVFSYLQVCVLLYTGVCSPLYRCVFSYLQVCVLLFTGVCSPIYRCVFSYLQVCVLLYTGVCSPIYRCVFSYLQVCVLLHTGVCSPIYRCVFSYIQVCVLLFTGVCSPIYRCVFSYLQVCVLLFTGVCSPIYRCVFSFIQVCVVLYTGVCSLLYRCVFSYLQVCVLLYTGVCSPLYRCVFSYLQVCVLLYTGVCSPIYRCVFSFIQVCVLLFTGVCSPLYRCVFSYLQVCVLFYTGVCSPIYRCVFSYIQVCVLLYTGVCSPLYRCVFSYLQVCVLLYTGVCSPLYRCVFSYLQVCVLFYTGVCSPFYRCVFSYLQVCVLLFTGVCSPI
- the wu:fi75a02 gene encoding uncharacterized protein wu:fi75a02 isoform X2; translation: MLSPPCAPSPSSFISPSLFSSAPPLPPPSAFLTPSTSVPASHFSSSPFSASLHHHSISMLSPHPASSPAAPPSSVHFSPLFPSAPLPPHHFSSRPPVSSPPVFFTPPTCQTLCTSSPPVVPPLFAPPAPPPSPCCPCSALLPRLLSAHRLEVRRLLRGAMASLGRRLDALERRSRRRRRRRQTESSSHHNCSHAHLQHSSSDSEESATPPLSSAQSQQKRKRRRSHRGGEFPENREEEEEEKEEGGRFVGRMEFSCRGGEEELLTLHSYTQKKRRRREEGGASQSENTISVIIRKNGCSWPHPSSQHAVHILSSSHCGLTFNPSGDFVISANQWFFSGWDPPFSFSSNHSASRLRFSASSFFNSAHMLRLSAVTMETMLDLVRGGACWRPLRPLRDWTAPPSLSNDHCYVRAASSSSAFSVRRQHKQRANHSAQSLHLPRRRAPPLPACSANGLPLQLPVVQSAPGSEFLSTNGERSKRVSQIRIRRASPRETPLTPMGLPKVKRLKKKEFSLEEIYTNKNYRSPSPNRSLETIFEEPREKDGALLLIGQQKRRRLLLFPDFTQPRKRKRPQGVALPVAMAPRKRAAARRHCHGHADDVDLDVMLVERLSALEDFLMRQGLEV